Genomic window (Rathayibacter sp. VKM Ac-2760):
ATCTCGCGAGGACGCTGCTCGGGATCGCCCTGCGCGGGCCGAGCGCGTTCTACGAGGGCCCGCTGGCCGCCGAGATCGCCGACACGGTGCAGAACCCGCGCCTCGCCCCCGACTCCGACCTCCCCGCCCCGGCCGGCTCGCTCACCGCGGCCGACCTCGCCGCCTACTCGGTGAGCGAGCAGGAGCCCACCCGCGTCTCCTACCGCGGCCTGGACGTCTACGGCATGGCCCCCTCCTCCTCCGGCGGCATCGCCGTCGGCGAGGCGCTCAACATCCTCGAGAACCACGACTTGAGCGCCGAGGACACCGGCAGCGCGCTGCACCTCTACCTCGAGGCGTCCGCCCGCGCGTTCGCCGACCGCGGCGCCTACGTCGGCGACCCGGCCTTCGTCGACGTGCCCACCGAGACCCTGCTCAGCCAGGAGTTCGCGGACTCGCGCGACTGCACGATCGACCCGGCGACCGCGTCGGTGCGCCCGGTCGCCCCCGGTGCGCTCGACGGCTCCGGCTGCGCGACCGCCCTCACCGCGGAGCAGCCCGACACCGAGAACGTCTCGACGACGCACCTCTCCGTCGTGGACAAGTGGGGCAACGCCGCCGCGTACACGCTGACGATCGAGCAGACCGGCGGCTCGGCGATGACCGTCCCCGGCCGCGGCTTCCTCCTCAACAACGAGCTCACCGACTTCTCCGCGACCCCCGTCGACGGCGACCCGAACCGCATCGAGCCGAACAAGCGTCCGCGATCGTCGATGTCGCCGACGATCGTGCTCGAGGACGGCGCGGTGAAGTTCGTCGTCGGCTCGCCCGGCGGAGCGACCATCATCACGACGGTGCTGCAGACCCTGGTCAACCGCATCGACCTCGGCATGACGCTGCCGGAGGCGGTCGCGGCCCCCCGCGCCTCGCAGCGCAACACCGCCACGACCTCGGCCGAGCCCGAGTTCATCGACGCCTACGCCGACGACCTCGCGCCCTTCGGCCAGCAGCTGACCCCCTCG
Coding sequences:
- the ggt gene encoding gamma-glutamyltransferase produces the protein MATTSGLRRIALAVAAIVSLGVAGAAPAAALDAADLPKVGSLSPGALRDLLGGPLGGPVVSPSTSVGSGGAVSSVDAYASRVGLEVLKRGGNAADAAVATASALGVTEPYSAGIGGGGYFVYFDAASGKVSTIDGRETAPAGIQPDAFLDPATGAPYPFTPDLVSSGVAVGVPGTVATWDTAVDRFGTLPLPVVLAPSIALAAKGFPVDETFRSQTLDNLERFQAFPDTAELFLPGGDAPAVGSTFRNPDLARTLLGIALRGPSAFYEGPLAAEIADTVQNPRLAPDSDLPAPAGSLTAADLAAYSVSEQEPTRVSYRGLDVYGMAPSSSGGIAVGEALNILENHDLSAEDTGSALHLYLEASARAFADRGAYVGDPAFVDVPTETLLSQEFADSRDCTIDPATASVRPVAPGALDGSGCATALTAEQPDTENVSTTHLSVVDKWGNAAAYTLTIEQTGGSAMTVPGRGFLLNNELTDFSATPVDGDPNRIEPNKRPRSSMSPTIVLEDGAVKFVVGSPGGATIITTVLQTLVNRIDLGMTLPEAVAAPRASQRNTATTSAEPEFIDAYADDLAPFGQQLTPSGDTFTSAAQIGAVAAIEVGPSGLLTAVAEPVRRGGGVALVVDPED